One Dictyoglomus thermophilum H-6-12 DNA window includes the following coding sequences:
- a CDS encoding iron-containing alcohol dehydrogenase family protein, with product MTNILELPKRIIYGRGSISHIGSELKKIGNKFLFLTGESSLKRSGHLDKIMDEIKKNDLDVIVITGIPSEPNLDVVFQICNRITGNNFDGIVGIGGGSVMDMAKIIAFRIKTKLSPVDARGKEVEDALPIIAIPTTAGTGSEATRFAVITDESTKDKFIIMGKALIPTLTIIDPELTFTMSPLVAASTGIDAFSHAIESYLSRNSTPMIECFSKSAIIDIYNFLPEAVLKQSESAKEKMAYAAFWAGVAINNTKTTLVHAMSRPLGGIYKIPHGIANGILLPAYLRFNAPFISDEKYKFLKTFFEGDPAEKVEELIKKLNLPTKISQVVREELDVDLLVKRTMEAKFNVENNIRPVKEEDIYNLFYEVM from the coding sequence ATGACTAATATACTAGAGCTTCCTAAGAGAATAATATATGGTAGGGGGAGTATATCACACATAGGAAGTGAACTAAAAAAAATTGGAAATAAATTTTTATTCCTCACTGGTGAGTCATCCCTCAAAAGAAGTGGACATTTAGACAAAATCATGGATGAGATTAAAAAGAATGACCTTGATGTGATAGTAATAACTGGCATACCCTCCGAACCAAATTTAGATGTAGTTTTTCAAATCTGTAATAGAATAACAGGTAATAATTTTGATGGAATTGTGGGAATCGGGGGAGGAAGTGTAATGGATATGGCAAAGATCATTGCCTTTCGAATAAAGACTAAGTTAAGTCCAGTTGATGCAAGGGGGAAAGAAGTAGAAGACGCCCTTCCCATAATTGCCATACCCACCACTGCAGGTACCGGAAGTGAAGCTACAAGATTCGCAGTAATAACTGATGAAAGTACAAAGGATAAATTCATAATTATGGGAAAGGCCTTGATACCAACTTTAACCATTATTGACCCAGAGTTAACCTTTACCATGTCTCCTCTTGTAGCAGCCTCAACAGGAATAGATGCTTTTTCTCATGCCATAGAATCATATTTATCCCGAAATTCTACACCTATGATAGAGTGCTTCTCTAAATCTGCCATAATAGACATATATAACTTTTTACCAGAAGCAGTATTAAAGCAGTCAGAAAGTGCTAAAGAAAAGATGGCTTATGCAGCTTTTTGGGCTGGTGTAGCTATAAACAATACCAAAACCACCTTAGTTCATGCTATGTCCAGACCCTTAGGAGGGATTTATAAGATTCCCCATGGAATAGCAAACGGAATTTTACTTCCAGCCTATCTAAGGTTTAATGCTCCCTTTATTTCGGATGAAAAATATAAATTCTTAAAAACTTTCTTTGAAGGAGATCCTGCAGAAAAAGTAGAAGAACTGATAAAAAAATTAAATCTTCCAACTAAAATATCTCAAGTAGTTAGAGAAGAATTAGACGTCGATCTCTTAGTAAAGAGGACTATGGAAGCCAAATTTAATGTGGAAAATAACATAAGACCAGTGAAAGAAGAAGATATATATAATTTATTTTATGAAGTGATGTAG
- a CDS encoding glycoside hydrolase family 31 protein, whose translation MIEKLKPWSKINSWEKKGESLLLRGEEDLKIEVINEKVIRFHFSKNKEWRHNYSFAIEREISKIDFVVEENEEDIILYTGILKVVINKNFPNIKIYEKEKLIHSDYQNYGYAKYKNKVFSLKSFHKEEAFLGLGEKMGGLNKKGKKYVNWNTDDPHHYPNTDPLYQSHPFLLAWNSEFSYGIFFDNTFRTYFDLGEESSEYYCFYADNGELDYYFIYGPTPKEVIENYTFLIGRYYMPPLFALGYQQSKWGYRNKEMLMDIARKFREKDIPCDVLYLDIDYMDGFRVFTFDEEKFPNIKEMIKDLNKMGFKVVPIVDPGVKKDINYEVYREGIEKECFCRRSTGEIYTGYVWPGECVFPDFAKGRVREWWGEKQKKLIDAGVSGIWNDMNEPSSFPHPVDNFSKSWERHSTFWGIFSDHTDEVFYEKTFPKDVLHGERGEFTHDEIHNVYGLLMAKASYEGWRRENPNIRPLIITRAGFSGVQKYSAVWTGDNKSWWEHLYVSIPMLQNLGISGVPFIGADVGGFGLNCSPELFVRWIELGIFYPFFRNHSELNTRPQEPWAFSKEVEDIARNYIKLRYKLIPYFYSLFWEAKEKGIPLIRPLVLEFPNDRESIYNYDEFMLGPFMLVAPIYREGVRARLVYLPPGIWYDFWGNEKYEGPNYISVKAPLGRIPLFIREGSIIPLWEVQSFVGEKKQEILELLVYPGKGEFMYYEDDGISWSYENGEYNLIKIEVNDGKLEIKYLYKGYKSDRKMFKVKYLGKEFLLEDKDYIKLDL comes from the coding sequence ATGATAGAGAAATTAAAGCCATGGTCAAAGATAAATTCATGGGAGAAAAAAGGAGAAAGTTTATTATTAAGAGGTGAGGAAGATTTAAAAATAGAGGTCATTAATGAGAAGGTGATAAGATTTCACTTTTCTAAAAATAAAGAATGGAGACACAATTATTCTTTTGCCATAGAAAGAGAAATATCTAAGATAGACTTCGTAGTAGAAGAGAACGAAGAGGATATAATATTGTATACAGGAATTCTTAAAGTAGTTATAAATAAGAATTTTCCTAATATAAAGATTTATGAGAAAGAAAAACTTATTCATTCCGATTATCAGAATTATGGATACGCAAAATATAAAAATAAAGTATTCTCCTTAAAGAGTTTTCATAAAGAAGAGGCTTTTTTAGGCCTTGGAGAGAAGATGGGAGGACTTAATAAAAAAGGGAAAAAATATGTGAATTGGAATACTGATGATCCTCATCATTATCCTAATACAGATCCCCTTTATCAGTCTCATCCTTTTCTCCTCGCTTGGAATAGTGAATTTTCTTATGGAATCTTTTTTGATAATACCTTTAGGACATATTTTGACTTAGGAGAAGAAAGTTCTGAGTATTACTGTTTTTATGCTGATAATGGAGAACTTGATTACTATTTTATCTATGGCCCAACCCCTAAGGAGGTAATTGAAAATTATACCTTTCTTATTGGTAGATATTATATGCCTCCCCTCTTTGCTCTCGGATATCAGCAGTCAAAATGGGGATATAGGAATAAAGAAATGCTCATGGATATTGCGAGAAAATTTAGAGAAAAAGATATTCCTTGCGATGTTCTTTACTTAGATATTGATTATATGGATGGGTTTAGGGTTTTTACTTTTGATGAGGAAAAGTTTCCTAATATAAAAGAAATGATAAAAGATCTTAACAAAATGGGATTTAAAGTAGTACCAATAGTGGATCCAGGAGTTAAGAAGGATATTAATTATGAGGTTTATAGGGAGGGAATCGAAAAGGAATGCTTCTGTAGAAGGTCTACAGGCGAAATTTATACAGGATATGTCTGGCCTGGAGAATGCGTTTTTCCTGATTTTGCAAAGGGGAGAGTTAGAGAGTGGTGGGGAGAGAAACAAAAAAAGTTGATTGACGCAGGGGTTTCTGGTATATGGAATGATATGAATGAGCCTTCGTCTTTTCCTCATCCTGTGGATAATTTTTCAAAATCTTGGGAAAGGCATAGTACTTTTTGGGGAATCTTCTCTGATCATACCGATGAAGTATTTTATGAGAAGACTTTTCCTAAGGATGTATTGCATGGGGAAAGAGGAGAGTTTACCCATGATGAAATTCATAATGTTTATGGACTTTTGATGGCAAAGGCAAGCTATGAGGGGTGGAGAAGGGAAAATCCTAATATAAGACCATTGATAATTACGAGAGCAGGTTTTTCAGGAGTACAGAAATATTCAGCAGTATGGACAGGGGACAATAAGAGTTGGTGGGAGCATCTCTATGTAAGTATTCCTATGCTTCAGAATCTTGGAATATCAGGAGTTCCCTTTATTGGTGCAGATGTAGGAGGATTTGGTCTTAATTGTTCTCCAGAACTTTTTGTAAGATGGATTGAGCTTGGTATTTTCTATCCCTTTTTTAGGAATCATTCAGAGTTAAATACAAGACCACAAGAACCGTGGGCATTTTCAAAGGAGGTAGAGGACATAGCAAGGAATTATATTAAGTTAAGATACAAACTTATTCCATATTTTTACTCTTTGTTTTGGGAGGCAAAAGAGAAAGGTATACCTCTTATAAGGCCTTTAGTTCTCGAATTCCCTAATGATAGAGAGTCCATCTATAATTATGATGAATTTATGTTGGGACCTTTTATGCTTGTTGCTCCTATTTATCGAGAAGGAGTGAGGGCAAGATTGGTCTATTTGCCTCCAGGTATATGGTATGACTTTTGGGGAAATGAAAAGTATGAAGGGCCTAATTATATTTCAGTGAAGGCTCCTCTTGGTAGGATACCATTATTTATTAGAGAGGGAAGTATAATTCCTCTTTGGGAGGTCCAATCTTTTGTGGGAGAAAAGAAACAAGAGATTTTAGAACTTCTTGTTTATCCTGGAAAGGGTGAATTTATGTATTACGAAGATGATGGTATATCATGGAGTTACGAGAATGGAGAATATAACCTAATAAAAATTGAAGTAAATGATGGAAAATTGGAAATAAAGTATCTTTATAAGGGATATAAATCGGATAGAAAAATGTTTAAGGTAAAGTATCTTGGAAAAGAATTTCTTTTAGAAGATAAAGATTATATAAAATTAGACTTATAA
- a CDS encoding PadR family transcriptional regulator has translation MKSTRKCRTRVTGLSPTFWLRAWIVVSLSERELHGYELISSLSELFPNLLSPGIGGMGRGYRILKDLEEEGIIIGRWDVEGTGPAKKIYRLTSEGEKLREDIIKHVEEMQDYINKFLELTSKRF, from the coding sequence ATGAAGTCAACAAGAAAATGTAGGACAAGGGTTACAGGACTTTCGCCTACTTTTTGGTTAAGAGCCTGGATAGTTGTCTCTCTCTCAGAGAGAGAGCTTCATGGTTATGAGCTTATTTCCTCTTTAAGCGAACTCTTTCCTAATCTTCTCTCTCCAGGCATAGGTGGTATGGGGAGAGGGTATAGAATTTTAAAGGATCTTGAGGAAGAGGGAATTATAATTGGAAGATGGGACGTAGAGGGTACAGGTCCTGCTAAGAAAATATATAGACTTACTTCAGAGGGAGAGAAGTTAAGAGAGGATATTATAAAGCATGTTGAGGAGATGCAAGATTATATTAATAAGTTTCTTGAGTTAACTTCGAAGAGATTTTAA
- a CDS encoding DUF4272 domain-containing protein has product MEEDILLNPPDEKTVLNRAISIAVLFLRAQAEAIYSSSKDEEILKIEKNFFDEVNEWIEDEGIKSILSEREKLLFGKELGKWEEIEVFLSLSYLEDLGILLWALSFIDKLPPYEEGFKLVDVIGLIPVLKSIKEFEKMAKLRNYKELMREREIAELWYFRWKLGRMMKENYKLEDGKSYEEAIKILAKKALDLGAIKEILENDFSVKGKPFSLLEGEDYVYISNIIIERYLTLNWLCGYYKSWDERKEF; this is encoded by the coding sequence ATGGAAGAAGACATTCTATTAAATCCGCCCGACGAAAAAACAGTATTGAATAGAGCTATTTCTATAGCTGTGCTTTTTCTAAGAGCACAAGCAGAGGCTATTTATTCTTCTTCAAAAGATGAAGAGATTTTAAAAATTGAAAAAAACTTTTTTGATGAGGTTAATGAGTGGATTGAAGATGAAGGAATTAAGAGTATCTTAAGTGAAAGAGAAAAATTACTTTTTGGAAAAGAACTTGGTAAATGGGAAGAAATAGAAGTTTTTCTTTCATTAAGTTATTTGGAGGATTTAGGAATACTTCTATGGGCTCTTTCTTTTATTGATAAGCTTCCTCCTTATGAAGAAGGATTTAAATTGGTTGATGTTATAGGTTTAATTCCAGTTTTAAAAAGCATAAAGGAATTTGAAAAAATGGCAAAACTAAGAAATTATAAAGAACTTATGAGGGAGAGGGAGATTGCAGAACTTTGGTATTTTAGATGGAAATTGGGGAGAATGATGAAGGAGAATTATAAGCTGGAAGATGGGAAGTCTTATGAGGAAGCCATAAAAATTTTAGCTAAAAAGGCTCTTGATTTAGGAGCAATAAAAGAGATTTTAGAAAATGATTTTTCTGTTAAGGGTAAACCATTTTCTCTTCTAGAAGGAGAGGATTACGTATATATATCCAATATAATCATAGAGAGATATTTGACCCTTAATTGGCTTTGTGGCTATTATAAAAGTTGGGATGAGAGAAAGGAGTTTTAA
- a CDS encoding glycosyl hydrolase — translation MEDVKRYFKNPGKEYRAIPFWSWNDKLISQDLIAQAKEFKEKGIGGFFMHSRVGLETEYMGEEWLKCIEDVVKASKEIDIDPWLYDEDRWPSGFAGGKVAEKVGDEGRAKVLAMKILKDINELKGDEIAIYKAKIIGERIFSLEKIENKDINLSPDESLIALYRFIAPKTDWYNGDSPPDNLNPKSVNAFIKTTHEVYYERLKDEFGKTIKGIFTDEPNIYPYLWGGGFDTEYVLPYTDIFPEFFKEKRGYDFWEIAPYVFLNGEKSIKARYDFWRTISELFVESYTKQISDWCKEHNILFTGHFLEENIFPHIILCSGSIMPHYEYLDIPGIDILTEVRYEFLTVKQASSVANQLGKEKVISETYGCTGWEFTFEGQKHVGDWQYALGVNIRCQHLFLYSLRGCRKRDYPPSFNHNPSWEYQNIVEDYFARLSYILTLGNPIRDILLIHPIESSWCEFNGKDKSIPKERGEEFQNIISALLGIHYDFDLGDESIIEKYGRVDKEKKEFIVGKAKYKVVILPQMLTLRKSTISLLLEFLDNDGKVILLEPLPEYIEGEENKDLLDKLISHPNIIILKGRKTLTENIENILPRRISIRDVVGQEVEQFLYMERIFNGKKIFFIVNNDREKGYDVDIYLHGEGRIEEWDPFTGEIRDVFSMFTEGYQHIRVKFAPAESKLYVMYPGETIRIKKPKEVKKTIYLEPTFEVERLDPNILTLDTCQYKIGGEWSEEIPIWIAQRRIRENLGMINIDYNNGVQRWKWINNTHPNDNTRVELKLKFQVKKVPDKEIYLLTENFKDIEKIFVNGEEIEKIEKGWYLDKNFKKIPLENIQEGENIIHIILEYKNSTELEDFYLLGDFAVSLKREILEENKTISLGDWVHQGYPHYAGRMLYRQNLNITKSENDIVLLSIDNFSATLIKAVINGKECGFIPWRSHKLDITNFINNGENKIELILYGSLRNMLGSLHHRAQKISFVSAQAFRVEGDDYTSDYVFYPYGLFSPVKLEVIS, via the coding sequence ATGGAAGATGTAAAAAGATATTTTAAAAATCCTGGAAAAGAATACCGAGCAATACCCTTCTGGTCTTGGAATGATAAATTAATCTCTCAAGACCTCATTGCACAAGCAAAAGAGTTTAAAGAAAAAGGAATTGGCGGATTTTTTATGCATTCACGGGTGGGATTAGAAACAGAATATATGGGAGAGGAATGGCTAAAATGCATAGAAGATGTAGTAAAAGCTTCAAAAGAAATAGACATCGATCCTTGGTTATATGATGAAGATAGATGGCCATCAGGTTTTGCAGGAGGGAAAGTAGCAGAAAAAGTAGGAGATGAGGGAAGGGCAAAAGTTTTAGCCATGAAGATTCTTAAAGATATCAACGAATTAAAAGGAGATGAAATAGCAATATACAAAGCTAAAATCATTGGAGAAAGAATATTTTCTTTAGAAAAAATAGAAAATAAAGATATTAACTTATCTCCTGATGAATCCTTAATTGCTTTATATAGGTTTATTGCTCCTAAAACTGATTGGTACAATGGAGATTCTCCACCTGATAATCTGAATCCAAAAAGTGTAAATGCTTTCATAAAAACTACCCACGAGGTATATTATGAGAGACTTAAAGATGAGTTTGGAAAGACAATAAAAGGTATATTCACTGACGAACCTAATATCTACCCTTATCTTTGGGGCGGAGGTTTTGATACTGAATACGTTTTACCTTACACTGATATATTTCCAGAATTTTTTAAAGAAAAACGAGGATATGACTTTTGGGAAATAGCCCCTTATGTATTTCTCAATGGAGAAAAATCGATAAAAGCAAGGTACGATTTTTGGCGAACAATATCGGAACTTTTTGTAGAAAGTTACACAAAACAAATCTCTGATTGGTGTAAAGAGCATAATATACTTTTTACAGGGCATTTTTTAGAAGAAAACATATTTCCCCATATTATACTATGCTCAGGATCTATAATGCCCCACTATGAATACTTAGATATTCCAGGAATTGATATATTAACTGAGGTAAGATATGAATTTTTAACGGTAAAACAAGCATCAAGCGTAGCAAACCAATTAGGTAAAGAAAAGGTAATATCAGAGACCTATGGATGTACTGGATGGGAATTTACTTTTGAAGGACAAAAACATGTAGGAGATTGGCAATATGCCCTTGGAGTAAATATAAGATGCCAACATTTATTCTTGTATTCTCTAAGAGGCTGTAGAAAAAGAGACTATCCCCCTTCTTTTAATCACAACCCATCCTGGGAATATCAAAATATAGTAGAGGACTATTTTGCAAGACTATCCTATATTCTCACTTTAGGAAATCCCATAAGAGATATCCTTCTTATTCACCCTATCGAAAGTAGTTGGTGTGAATTTAACGGAAAAGATAAAAGTATTCCCAAAGAAAGAGGAGAAGAATTTCAAAACATTATCTCTGCCCTTTTAGGAATACACTATGATTTTGATTTAGGAGACGAGTCCATTATAGAAAAATATGGCAGAGTGGACAAAGAGAAAAAAGAATTTATAGTTGGAAAAGCAAAATACAAAGTAGTAATCTTACCCCAGATGTTAACTTTAAGGAAATCTACTATTTCCCTTCTCTTAGAATTCTTAGACAATGATGGAAAAGTAATCCTATTAGAACCTCTACCAGAATATATAGAGGGAGAGGAAAATAAAGATCTTTTGGATAAACTAATAAGTCACCCCAACATCATAATTCTAAAGGGAAGAAAAACTCTTACAGAAAATATCGAAAATATTCTACCAAGAAGAATTTCCATAAGAGATGTGGTAGGTCAAGAAGTGGAACAATTTTTATACATGGAAAGAATCTTTAACGGTAAAAAAATATTTTTTATCGTAAATAATGATAGGGAAAAAGGTTATGATGTAGACATTTACCTCCACGGAGAAGGAAGAATTGAGGAGTGGGATCCTTTTACAGGAGAGATTAGAGATGTATTCTCAATGTTCACTGAAGGCTATCAACACATAAGAGTAAAATTTGCTCCCGCTGAATCCAAACTTTATGTAATGTACCCGGGAGAAACAATAAGAATAAAAAAGCCTAAAGAAGTGAAAAAAACCATATATTTGGAACCAACTTTTGAGGTAGAAAGGTTAGATCCAAACATACTTACCCTTGATACCTGCCAATATAAAATAGGAGGGGAATGGTCAGAAGAAATACCTATATGGATCGCTCAGAGAAGAATAAGAGAGAACTTAGGCATGATAAATATTGACTACAATAATGGGGTCCAGAGATGGAAATGGATAAATAATACTCATCCCAATGATAATACAAGGGTAGAGTTAAAACTAAAATTCCAAGTAAAGAAAGTTCCAGATAAAGAGATCTATCTCTTAACAGAAAATTTCAAAGATATAGAAAAAATCTTTGTGAATGGAGAAGAGATAGAAAAAATAGAAAAGGGATGGTACTTAGATAAGAATTTCAAAAAAATACCACTAGAAAATATACAAGAAGGAGAAAACATTATACACATTATTCTTGAATATAAAAATAGCACTGAACTTGAAGACTTTTATCTATTAGGTGATTTTGCTGTAAGCCTTAAGAGAGAGATATTAGAGGAGAATAAAACTATATCCTTAGGAGATTGGGTACATCAAGGTTATCCTCATTATGCTGGAAGAATGCTTTATAGGCAAAACCTAAATATAACAAAAAGTGAAAATGATATAGTACTACTTTCTATAGATAATTTTTCAGCCACCTTAATAAAAGCAGTAATAAATGGAAAAGAATGTGGTTTTATACCTTGGAGATCTCATAAACTGGATATCACTAACTTTATAAATAATGGTGAAAATAAAATAGAATTAATTTTATATGGTAGCCTAAGAAATATGCTTGGTTCCTTACATCATAGAGCCCAAAAGATATCCTTCGTAAGTGCCCAAGCTTTTAGAGTAGAAGGAGACGATTATACCTCTGATTATGTATTCTATCCCTATGGATTATTCTCTCCAGTAAAATTGGAGGTGATATCTTAA
- a CDS encoding cytidylate kinase family protein, with amino-acid sequence MNKIKLVTVSRDFGTDADEIVERVAKKVNGEIINKQKILNHLKEKNINVEELIKKEKELIFQRKDKEFIENYKEYIKKGITEIIKEKDSILFLLGRGGQFLFKDEDYAFHLNIFAPLEFRIKYLAQKYLLPEEKAFEIIKEKDFEREIFYNVIFGNNWKNPYLYNLAIDRSAFTPPEIEDMILRIVEKKEIPKILLEQIPLPTKPNFANKSEEEFAKILSFYQIKWEYEPRTFPLEWDSEGNIIESFTPDFYLPDFDLYIELTLQKPRVMSEKLKKIKKLKELYPNVKIKLFYGKEYEKLLAKFGIKEIR; translated from the coding sequence ATGAATAAAATAAAACTTGTCACTGTATCGAGAGATTTTGGCACCGATGCTGATGAAATTGTAGAAAGAGTTGCTAAAAAAGTAAATGGAGAAATCATTAATAAACAAAAGATTTTAAATCACCTTAAAGAAAAAAACATAAATGTAGAAGAATTAATAAAAAAAGAAAAAGAGTTAATATTTCAGAGAAAAGACAAGGAATTTATAGAAAATTATAAAGAGTATATAAAAAAAGGAATAACAGAAATAATTAAAGAAAAAGATTCAATCTTATTTTTATTGGGAAGAGGAGGACAATTTCTATTTAAAGATGAGGATTATGCTTTTCATTTAAACATCTTTGCACCTTTAGAATTTAGAATAAAATATTTAGCTCAGAAATATCTTCTCCCTGAAGAGAAAGCCTTTGAGATAATAAAAGAGAAAGACTTTGAAAGAGAAATCTTTTATAATGTAATATTTGGTAATAACTGGAAAAATCCCTATTTATACAATTTAGCCATCGATCGTTCAGCTTTTACTCCTCCCGAAATAGAAGACATGATTTTAAGAATCGTTGAGAAAAAAGAAATTCCTAAAATCTTACTTGAACAAATTCCACTTCCTACAAAACCTAATTTTGCCAACAAAAGTGAGGAAGAATTTGCAAAAATATTATCTTTTTATCAAATAAAATGGGAATACGAGCCAAGGACCTTCCCTTTAGAATGGGACAGTGAAGGGAATATCATTGAGTCTTTTACTCCGGACTTTTATCTTCCAGATTTTGATCTCTACATTGAGTTAACACTCCAAAAACCAAGGGTTATGAGTGAAAAACTAAAAAAAATTAAGAAATTAAAAGAATTATATCCTAATGTTAAAATAAAGCTATTCTATGGAAAAGAATACGAAAAACTCCTTGCCAAGTTTGGAATAAAAGAAATAAGATAA
- the hpt gene encoding hypoxanthine phosphoribosyltransferase, giving the protein MEKIGKILFTKEEIEKRIKELGEEISKDYKDKDLVLACILKGAVYFAVDLTRNLSIPFVLDFISILSYGSSRESQGIVRIIKDLDVNIYKKDLLIIEDIVDTGLTLSYLIRNLQAKNPSSIKVCTLLDCPGRRIIDITVDYKGFEIPNYYVIGYGLDYKEKYRNLPYIAVLEEF; this is encoded by the coding sequence ATGGAAAAAATCGGCAAAATTTTATTTACAAAAGAAGAAATAGAAAAAAGAATAAAGGAATTAGGAGAAGAGATAAGCAAAGATTATAAGGATAAAGACTTAGTTCTCGCCTGTATTCTTAAAGGAGCTGTATACTTTGCAGTAGACCTTACAAGAAACTTAAGTATACCTTTTGTTTTAGACTTCATATCCATTCTAAGCTATGGATCTTCTAGAGAAAGTCAAGGTATTGTGAGGATAATAAAAGATCTTGATGTAAACATATACAAAAAAGATCTCTTAATAATAGAGGACATTGTAGATACAGGCTTAACCCTTTCCTATCTAATTAGAAATCTTCAAGCTAAGAATCCTTCATCCATAAAAGTCTGTACATTACTTGACTGTCCCGGAAGAAGAATAATCGATATAACGGTAGATTACAAAGGTTTTGAAATACCAAACTATTACGTTATAGGATATGGGCTTGATTATAAAGAAAAATATAGAAATCTACCTTACATTGCAGTGCTTGAAGAATTTTAA